Proteins from one Mercurialis annua linkage group LG7, ddMerAnnu1.2, whole genome shotgun sequence genomic window:
- the LOC126654869 gene encoding probable terpene synthase 11, whose amino-acid sequence MSVIITKNVTMSCPKVPLGWRSRSYQATPCMHFNSATIKCRISTIPNRTRKADQKPKSLEELRECMRKELVSSSSPTTTLKLIDSIQRIGVGYHLEEEINTILEKSMEWNAGEDLFSTALRFRLLRHNGFPAQSDVFRKFMNKDGKFKESLRKEASGMVSLHEASYLGTVDEDELVEAMEFTRSCIGLDVPRHLRMPRLEARNYIHHYSLQTNNNITLKELAILDYNHVQSLHRNELDEIVRWWKQLGLVEKLGFGRDRPLECYLWTVGIFPEPYNSICRIELTKTIAILLVIDDIFDTYGSLPDLILFTDAIRRWDLNAMESLPEYMKICYMALYNTTNDIAYIILKQHGFTIVSHLKKTWIDMFEAFLVEAKWFNNGYVATLEEYLHNGVTTGGTYMALVHSFFLMGRGLTHQTAAMMQPYPPLFSFSGRILRLWDDLGTAREEQERGGDVASSIECLMREKNISNEEEGRKQVRQVIRSLWRELNGEVMGGSAMPLSIKNASLNLARTAQVIYQHADDNNGSSVDDQVQKLIYRPIPLLMPRN is encoded by the exons ATGAGTGttataattactaaaaatgtgactATGTCCTGCCCTAAGGTTCCCCTGGGATGGCGATCAAGATCATATCAGGCCACCCCTTGTATGCATTTTAATTCAGCGACCATCAAATGCCGCATTTCAACCATCCCAAACCGAACTCGAAAG GCTGATCAAAAACCGAAAAGTTTAGAAGAATTGCGAGAATGTATGAGAAAAGAACTTGTTTCTTCGTCCAGTCCGACAACTACACTAAAGTTGATAGATTCAATCCAACGAATCGGAGTTGGATACCATCTCGAGGAAGAAATTAATACGATACTCGAGAAATCAATGGAATGGAACGCGGGCGAAGATCTCTTTTCCACTGCACTTCGCTTCCGCTTGCTCAGGCATAACGGCTTTCCTGCTCAATCTG ATGTTTTCAGGAAGTTCATGAACAAGGATGGAAAATTCAAGGAATCTTTACGAAAAGAGGCGTCGGGTATGGTGAGTTTGCATGAGGCATCGTACTTGGGCACAGTAGATGAAGATGAACTAGTGGAAGCCATGGAATTCACAAGAAGTTGCATAGGGTTGGATGTTCCTAGGCACCTGAGGATGCCAAGGTTGGAAGCTAGAAATTACATTCATCACTATAGCTTGCAAACCAACAACAACATAACTCTAAAAGAGTTGGCCATATTGGATTATAATCATGTCCAATCACTCCATCGAAATGAGTTGGATGAGATTGTCAG GTGGTGGAAACAGTTGGGATTGGTGGAGAAGCTTGGTTTTGGGAGAGATAGACCACTGGAATGCTACCTTTGGACTGTGGGAATATTTCCAGAGCCGTATAATTCAATTTGCCGTATCGAATTAACAAAAACAATTGCAATCTTACTAGTTATTGATGATATTTTCGACACTTACGGCTCATTACCTGACCTAATTCTCTTCACCGACGCCATTCGAAG GTGGGATCTTAATGCAATGGAATCACTTCCAGAGTATATGAAGATATGTTATATGGCATTGTACAACACTACTAATGACATTGCGTATATTATTCTTAAACAACATGGATTCACCATTGTTTCTCACTTAAAAAAAACG TGGATAGACATGTTTGAAGCTTTCTTAGTTGAAGCGAAATGGTTCAACAATGGATATGTGGCCACTCTCGAGGAATATCTACATAACGGGGTAACCACTGGAGGCACTTATATGGCATTGGTTCATTCTTTTTTTCTCATGGGGCGTGGTCTTACTCACCAGACAGCGGCGATGATGCAACCATACCCTCCTCTCTTCTCTTTCTCAGGAAGAATTTTAAGGTTATGGGATGATCTGGGAACTGCAAGG GAGGAGCAAGAGAGAGGAGGAGATGTGGCAAGTAGCATAGAATGTTTAAtgagagaaaaaaatatttcaaacgaGGAAGAAGGAAGGAAACAAGTAAGGCAAGTTATTCGAAGCTTATGGAGAGAGCTGAATGGTGAAGTAATGGGAGGAAGTGCAATGCCCCTATCGATCAAGAATGCTTCATTAAATCTAGCAAGAACTGCCCAAGTTATATACCAGCATGCCGACGACAACAATGGTTCGAGCGTTGATGATCAAGTACAAAAACTCATCTATCGACCGATCCCACTGCTGATGCCACGAAATTGA